TAGGTGTCGATACATCTTCCAATCTCTTACGATTCGCTAAAAACAGAAACAGAGAGTTGACAGTGGTTCGCGCCTCCGGAGAATACCTTCCTTTGCCCAATCAATTTTTTGATGGATTGCTCGCCGAGTGCAGCCTTTCCCTCATGAGCTATTCGGATGAATCGTTGAGTGAATTCGGACGTGTACTGAAGGTAGGCGGCAAGATCATTTTGACGGATGTGTACTCCAGGAATCCTGACGTCCTAGATTGTCCAAATGACGTTTCCACAAAATGCTGCTTGAGAGGAGCTATTTCCAAAGAACTGATCATCCGGAAAATTGAGAATAATGGTTTCAGAGTCTGCCTTTGGGAAGATCACTCTGATCTTTTGAAGGATTTCGCGGTGCGCTTGATTTTGTCTTATGGTTCCCTGAATCATTTCTGGCTCCAAACCACTCCTGGTCCAGTAAACCCTGCACAAATCCAGGAAGCCGTGCGGTATCTGAAACCCGGCTATTTTCTGTTAATAGGACAAAAGACGGCGTTAACAGCGCATTTAGAGACGTGAGGTTTAATGGAATGGATGAACTGTTGCGCATGCTGGAGTTGGCAGGTCAAGGTTTTCACTGCAGTCAGATCCTTATCATAATGGGACTGGAAGCTCAGGGAAAACAGAACCCGGATCTCGTGCGAGCTATGGAAGGATTAGCAGGTGGAGTAGGATTTTCTGGAGACATTTGTGGCGCTCTGACGGGTGGGGCCTGTCTTTTAGCTCTTTACTCCGGTAGAGGAGAACCTGAAGAAGAGCAGGATCAAAGATT
This portion of the Desulfomonilaceae bacterium genome encodes:
- a CDS encoding DVU_1555 family C-GCAxxG-C-C protein, producing the protein MDELLRMLELAGQGFHCSQILIIMGLEAQGKQNPDLVRAMEGLAGGVGFSGDICGALTGGACLLALYSGRGEPEEEQDQRLNPMINSLVEWFSEEYSQCFGGIHCTEIIGDNPANQFSRCPKIVSGTYDKVKSLLLENGFDLSGKR
- the trsM gene encoding DVU_1556 family methyltransferase; translated protein: MTKLGNIQPDGIYEHLGVTDIAVQGIRPGGLQLTQRALTLSCLPPRSKVIDVGCGTGVTLEHIRLSQDHLAIGVDTSSNLLRFAKNRNRELTVVRASGEYLPLPNQFFDGLLAECSLSLMSYSDESLSEFGRVLKVGGKIILTDVYSRNPDVLDCPNDVSTKCCLRGAISKELIIRKIENNGFRVCLWEDHSDLLKDFAVRLILSYGSLNHFWLQTTPGPVNPAQIQEAVRYLKPGYFLLIGQKTALTAHLET